From the genome of Asterias rubens chromosome 13, eAstRub1.3, whole genome shotgun sequence:
GGCCCGGgcagtacatgtagtacatagTATAGCCGGCGCACAGACTATGAAAATACCGACCGGCACAAAGTGCAACACGTCTTTAAATTAAACTGAAAACCTCTGCCGTTCCTACACCGTGCCTACACCGTGCCTACTGTTGCCCCTCATggttttttggctggtaaccatcattttggtaagcataattttattaCGCTTATACCTACTTCTTGTACTCAGCTCGAAATTGGCCCAGCTGTTAATGCATGGCTTCGTCTTGCTTATAAGCACTGCGGATTGCTGTATGTTgtgttctacctccatggttgtttCTAATCAGGCCTTAATGAACACACTTCATGTACGTAACATGGGTTTTCAAAATgtcttaaaacaaatatttaggcCACATTTTGACGTATACAGTTAACATTGAAATGGTCAGTGTTTACACAACATAGTTTGAATTATGACTTCTTCTTTTTAGATTGCAGAATAAGTTCAATAGAGTTTACCTCTTTGCTGAACATTGCTGGCACCCACATCCCAGAAACAGTCAACAATGGCAACATTCGGTCAAGACTTGAAGAAGCAACATTTCTGTATTGATGAAAATATCGCTCAGTGTAATAATGGGTCCTTTGGAGCGGTGCCACGCCCAGTGCTTGAGAAACAACAGAGGTTGGTTGACCCTGCACTGTCTGACATCAACTGTCAGCAATATGGTGTCCTCAATTTATTGTATCTATTCTATCGTATCTACGCACTTTTGTCGTCTTCAGTTAGTCCGGCATTTTATTgatggtatttttatttttgtcgtcggcattttgtaatgtcattgtttgttttgtttggcttGTCCTTGTGCCGTCTTCgctggttgtttgtttgtttgtttgtttgtttgtttgtttgtttgtttgtttgtttgtttgtttgtttgtttgtttgtttgtttgtttgtttgtttgtttgtttgtttgtttgtttgtttgtttgtttgtttgtttgtttgtttgtttgttttattgtatgtttgtttgtctgtttgtttgtttgtttgtttgtttgtttgtttgtttgtttgtctgtataaAGATTTCTACAAGCCTCGGCTCACTAACAGCATCATGCTCGTGCTCCTCTCGTGTTCATATTTCATTCATAGTTATTTATTGattatttgctttaaaattATGGTAATTTAATATACTTATAACAAAAATAcacgttttttattttgttaccgTTCTATGTAGGCATACTGATACTGAGTGTTGAGACTGGGCAGTGCCAGTTAAGCTGGCAATGTTATTGATGAGTTTTAACTTTCTGTCTGCGAGTAGCAATCACCTAATTGTCTTCAGATGATCATATCTTCCTTCATTTTAGGTTGATTGAGAAGCGTGAGAGAAATCCTGAACTGTGGTACAGAAATCAATACGATCCAGGTAACTTTCCAAATGAGGACGCGCATAACATCAATATGTATGCTGATGGAGTTCATGCAGTGGCTGCCTTTGTAGGTTCCAAACCACAAGACTTGGTTCTGGTTGAAAATGCAACAACAGGTAAGGGTCCATATTCTATTTTCTttctattaaagacagtggacactgttggtaattgtcaaagaccagtcttctcacctgtgtatctcaacatatgcataaaataacaaacctgtgaaaatttgagctcaatcggtcatccaagttgcagataacactgaaagaaaaagaagtacCGTATTTTATTCCTAAAAGAGTCGTCCGCcactctttgcaagagtggcaTGGCCGACAAAACGAGTAGTTTTTCAGTGTTGTCACTATTTTTAGCTCTAGTcgtcgtcaggagactgaaccAAGCTTGTGATAGGGGGAATTTAATAATGATAAATGATGTGAAACATTAGCTAATTAAATAGAATGCATTTGCTTTGAAATATTCATACAAACATAGCAATgttaaatacaatacaaaacccGTTATGTATCTGTTTCTTTGTAGGTACCAATGCTGTATTGAAGAGCCTGTCTTTTCAACGAGGGGACAAGATATTGATTACAAGTCACACATACAGAGCTGTAACTAAAACTGTACAGTTTGTTTCCCAACAATTAGGTAAAATCAAAGCTTGTTAATCCCAGGGAGCAGTGAAATATTAATGAAATGTTATTGGCACAATGGTCAGGGCACTAAATGTAAAGCTCACTGATgcgtttttgttaaaaatgagctatataagaactgaATCAAAACATTAATCTCTTGCATCGATACATTTATTACATCTATTAAAGTATGcaatattgtttaaaatgtaATCTGTTAAAAGTTATATAttaattggtttgcggtaacaccatgtgtgcatcATTTACTTGCCAGAGATAGAGtgtgtttttaaagccatttgacactttaggtaaacagtaatgtccaaggcccacacttcgtgtatcacaacttgtattataaaataacaaacctgtaaaaatttaggctcaatcggtcatcggagtcgggagaaaataacgggaaaaccaacccttgtttccgcacgttcgccgtgtcatgacatgtgtttaaaataaatccgtaattctcgatatcgagaatttatattgttttaatgttttctcaaaaagtaaagcattttatggaataatatttcaaaagaagtctttcaccattaccttctgtaaaccatgtaaaaaGTTAttggtaaatctgtgaactttaatttttgtttctgtaagtgtcaaatggctttaagagacCTTTCTtactatatattctactaccgcggagtagatttatcgtttttttcgggagacttctcagttctgaaaataactgtcaTACAACCTGTGCGGAAGGTCTAGAAAATCGTATggtactactactttagcttggGATCGCTATTAACTGCACTGCCGCGTAGTGAGTTCTTAGAATTGGTCTCAaagtttcgactagcttgctctagtcatcgtcaggaaacATACAAGTTATTGTCAGAtccaaatttgtttgtaaataaagtTGTCATATATTTGGTatatttatcatatttttttagCTTTAGAAACCGTCGTAATAGAGATTCCGATCCCTATTAACAGTGAGGATGACATCATCAAGTTGTACTCTGAGGTCTTAAATGACGATAAAGATATCAAACTTGCAATCGTCGACCACATCACCAGTGCTAGTGCAATCTTAATGCCAGTTAAGCGTATTGCAGAACTGTGTCATATGAATGGAGTTATGGTGCTTGTAGATGGTGCACATGCACCGGGACAAATACCTCTTAATATCGAAGATTTAGGCGTGGACTTCTATTGTGGTAGGTTATTATGCCGTAATGTGCATTTCCCTGATAGGACAACATCCGATAAAGATGTATAGAACACTTGATACGTGCAACAAAAACAGACACTTGATCCTGAAAACGGTGCAGACAAATAGATGAGTGCAGGTCGAGACTCCACTGTCTTGTGTAAAATGTGTTACATCAGCAAGGTtttaaattattcaaaagttGTATTTTACATCAGTCTTCAAAGCTGTCCTCTCAGGGAAACTGTGTTTTGTTGAAAAAGACACTTAATATTATTGACAtaaacatgtaaaacaaaatacggTTTAACATGTCTCTGGTACAGCCAGCAAGCATCCAATCAAACCGCAGCTAGCTGCACTTGCACACTTAATATGTCTAATTCACCAGAATACCTAATTAATGCGCGTTTCAAAAGCAGAACATTTACAAATTTCAGAATTAGTAATTGTTGAATTTTTAACACCTTCTTTGcaaatatgttttaaagttGCAGGTACTACAATGAGCTGCCCTTTACTTTTGTAAAGTGAGTTTCTGTCTGTTATTTTCTGGGGGTTttcttctgggtttttttttcaggaaatcTACACAAGTGGTTATTTACTCCTCGAGGGTGTGCCTTCTTATGGGTCCAGCCAGATTACAAGAATGTTATTAGCCCAGTCACAACATCACATTATCAGAATGAACCAACCTTAATGAAACGATTCTGCTTCGTAGGCACACGGGATTGTTTGCCTTACTATTTGGCAGAAACATCAATCAAGTTCTACAATGACCTTGGTGGAATGGTAAGCATTGATGTCCAAACTCTTTCTTCaacaaactctttctaactttaATCTTGGACTTATCCGAAGACGTTACTAGgccgcattgaacccatccaaagttacgacgggttactcgtcctagctcAAAATAAGATTAATCCTGGCGTGAAATTGGCTTATgtacggctccctctaaagtgacgtagttttcgagaaagaagtaatttttcaagaattttatttcgagacctcagatttagaatttgaggtctcgaaatcaagcatctaaaagcacgcaacttcgtgcgACCATGgtgggacaagggtgtatttttctttcccGCAACtatgacgaccgattgagctcaaatcaggtttgttactttatgcatatgttgagatacaccaactgtgaagactatgggtgcgttcgtttagctcccctgggtcgaccctggttcGTGGCGTTTTTcttttaccaggacgaacgtgggtaattatctgcacacactcgtcctgggaaaaaaaatacgccacacaccggggtcgacccagggaagcttaacgaacgcacccaaaagtctttgacaattaccaatagtgtccagtgttaaATAGTGTTTCTGACTGGTTGTTTCTTTGAATGGTCAGGAGGAAATAGTTGCATACAACTCAACACTAGCGAGCTGGGCAGCAGACATGATTTCCAAAGCTTTGAATACTGAAAAGCTTCAAATACCCGTTGGAATGAGAGCTCCATGCATGGCGTTGGTTGCCATTCCAGAGACGAGTCTCTATACTGCATCTGCTGAGACTTGCTCCAGGTTAATGAGTGATTTATACAAGCAAAGCCAGGTGTTTGTAGCATTCTCTTATTTCAAACAAAGGCTTTGGTGCAGAATTTCAAGTCAAGTGTACAACTGTAAAGAAGATTACATTAGACTGAGGGATGCTCTACTGGAAGTTTTACAACTTTAAGTTGGTATGATGACATTGCTCTACACTCCAAACATTAAAGACTTGAATCCAACAGTTGCGAGAGATCGGTGAGTgacaacactttgaaagtgttgaacccagcattttatatgttaaatccagcattttaaagtatccagtcaacaatttaagtgccaGTTTAGCGTTTAAAAAGGTGATTCAACAATTCCAAgtttttttgtgagaaatgtTGAATCAACACTTAGCTTGTTGATTTAACCCGTTTGCGTTggatcaaataaaataaaaaacgctggatccaacactttcaaagtgtagtcaatCACCGAGATATTCGAAGTGCTGGATTCAGCTCTTTAGTTTTAAAAGGACATGTATCatcgcaaaggtcgtgggttcgaatcccactcgagtaatatgcctttgattccgttcacagaactcggtaaagtactgagtatacagttctaacacacattggtgtatatggataacacattatttttatgtaagttaatgttaaaaacaaattgcaagaAAAACCACAAAAGACAATACAATAagctataaataaaaaaaaagtccaaACCATACACATTAATAGTAAAATAATGACATCAGTTCCACTATGGGCACTGTAGAAAACGCAAAGGAGGCTAGTGGTGTTGCAGTTGCTTTAATGCTACAATAATGATAGCATGAAAATTCGCCGAATTCGCCTGAATATTGTTGAACAGCCACTGCATGTTGTGTGGGTTGATTTGACGATTTTGATCTTTATGAGAAATGTACATAATTTACCGCGTGTATGGTTTTGTTCGAACAGAGGAGAGATCCAAATGATTTCAAACGAGCAATTGGAAGGAGTTTGAGTCCTTATGTTTCGAAAAAAATAATCGTTATTAGCAATCATTATTTAAGtgggaaaaaaaagaattagTAAATTCTTAGACCCTTCTCTCCTGCAATTGGTTGACATAGTAAAATCGGCCCACAGTTCCATTAATCAAAGAGTGAAACCATGTCACGAAAAATACGTTTTAAAAGCTAAACTAATTTTCGTATACTGAGACGaacaattattttcgtgacttttttacaaaactaatttctcaaaaacctacAGCATTTCAGTAAGTGTGTTTTGTGGTCCTGTTAAAAAGTATCCATACCATGTAAAGCACAGGCATTAGTAATAAAGCACAGTTTACAATTTTCAACATCCAATGACAGTACGTCGTTGACTTCACCGCTGATATAGGCAAAGgtgaataatttaaaacaatagtcacacatgttttttaattttttataattgGCTGAATATTTCTAAGCCAAAGGGTATGAGTTTTACATCCTCTTATAAATTAGCGATTCGGACTGATAGGGTTTACAAAGTTGTtataacaaactttaaaaacttcTATTTATTTCGTCTTCTATGCTGGAATGTCACTTGTTTTGTTATgtattatgtacgtacatgattTTTTCTTGTACGTACGATAAATATcttgtacgtacatgataacgTTGACTTTTCTTGTACGTACCCGATAAGTCGGGAGTTATCGTGGATGCACCATATACCTTAACGCATTAATACTCGGTACGCACGCGTTATGCGTTGAATGACGTGCATATGCTGGTCTTGCTAGAGATAAATGTTGATCCATAGCTAGACCAGTATGCATCTCATAACAGTTAGCGCtagcgcaatgggtatttgcgaaaaggtccaTAGAACTTTCtcttgttgataaacaaaccgccttggatGGCAtggtaaaacactcaatcgtattaacataatgtttttacaaatttcaacattttctccccttagtttttgtttttgacaaaatcaaaacaatgcTTGAATATTTCAAACATTGTAATAAATAgcgatctgtttttgatttgcgtttacggctttccatagttttccaacctgggttggcaaaaactcgggctttgacgttgcaaaagaaaggtccgATCTCCAACAAAGTGCGCCACCAAGCGTCAACCCGTCAAAGATCCCTTCCTTTCCGTAATAcgattattttttcaaataatgtccAGTTTCGCTTTGTACTTTTGGGTATCAACTAAAAGAGTCTAAGAAATGTATTTCTCAGTACGAATGAACAAATAATGTAAAGGTTACTAAGTTTATGAATTAatgacacttaaaggcactcaaactattggtaattactcaaaataattattaatcataaaccttgcttggtaacgagtaatattGAGAGGTGTTGATACagagcacacaatttcgtgtgacaagggtgttttttttatttcatcattatctcgcaacttcgacgaccaattgtgctcaaattttcacaggtttgttatttttctgcatatgttgagatacaccaagtgagatgactggtctttggcaattaccaatagtatccagtggcTTATAAAGGATCAGGAACGttacaggattggtaagaaaacaaaatcgtgaagttcacagatttacatcaaacttacaccgtctaatgatgatgataatagaaaacatcccttgaaatatttctgcctgaaatttcatatttgatgagaaatgtgTAATTTAAATTTGCGTTTTATTTATCGCTctgttatatttatttgtttgtttggcatCAATGTCATACAATGTGTAatcgggttttcactatttgctcgtgacctagatggccgatcgatctcacaCTTCTACAGAATTGTCAGTTTTACAtgtggattacatgaagtgcttacactgccagcaactgttttgtaagcaaaaccaattctgtaatgttcctttaaattatttaCATTGCAATATATAACGGCTATACACGTTTTTTTGTGGAGTTAAATCAACAAAAGTtcttaaacaattttgtttactagatgttaaatttgcatcggggataaagaatattaattttttgtttttacccatatacaccgatgtgtgaagcactgtatattcagtactttcccaaattgcaaaggtcacgggttcgaatcccacccgagtaaaatgcctgtgatttttttcacaggactcgggaaagtactgagtatacagtgcttcacacatcggtgtatatatgagtaaaaaccaaaaattaatataattttgtttacattgtaaataattatttcccTCCGAAACCAATAATGTCctaaaattaatttgtaataCACCTGTACCTCTGTAGATTTTCCTGGATTCGATCTCTGGTAGCCattgagattttgtttttgaagaataaaccaataatgaatgaatgaatgaatgaatgaaagaaacCTATGATAGGCCACATGGAAGGATACGCAAGAAGTTCTTTAAGCTGTAGACAGAACCTTGgtagtcaagacggtaattgttaagcgcagtgtgtagttacagcgcggcgTAGCTACGGagacgatacacacaccctcgatcccagtatgtgtgtgtgtgagtcagtcgcaattacctcgcgctacctacgactgtcTGTGACTGTTGCCTGAACGGCAGACAAAAttataggcagcgcctaacgacttgtcatcaagttcTGAACCTTGGAGGCAATTTTCTCTGCATTGTCTGTACACCATCGAGTAAGGTCAACGGCGTGGTGCGACTTCAACTCATTGCTTTCTGTCTGTATGCTAACTTCACTTGGTATGCAATCACCGGCACCATCGCACTCCTTGAGGAACTTTCGCATGAGAAGAAAGTTGTAGTTTTCCTCACTGCTGCATGGCTGTGCCTAAACGAAAAACATGGAAACATATTTAAGTATTACTTCACAAACTTCCTGGTCCAGTTTTACAGGACTCGACTAGATCTTGGTccaatttcaaggctctgcttaccgtaagcagggACTTTTGGCTGGTTTGTTTGCGTACCCCCACGACACTATGGGTGGGCATTATTCGTTTACATAGCTTTTTATaacgcagaaattcggcacttgtcCTAccagcggagaatggtgatcgtaagcgcagaactcggcggtaagcagagccatgaaattgggcactgaacTGACGTGAGCCGAACCCGAAGCCAAATCATGGACAGCacccaattaaaaaaacaagttgtttagcagtaaatactgcttggcaaattaCTATGCTTagtaaaaaatgtgtttctgctaagcattactattatctgcttagcaagtttggtgcttacaggcttttatatgaaattgggccctggtcaccaCGAGACCCCAGACTCAGGTTGAAGCCTGAACTGTAAGGGATTGTATGGGTGCTGTTGGTACCCTGTTGATCTCACATTCAGTTCCGCATCGAGGTTTGGTTGGAATTATAGACCATGTAACGGGGAAGGGGGGTTGCCTAAACATGAAACACATTTATAGTGTTTAGCACCTAAAAAAACTAACTTAGGGTAAAAGGTAAAAGGCTGCACAGACCGGCTCATTTATGAAAGGGGCACGAGTGACTCCTGACCCCTCAAACACTAAAATTGGCTTTCAAACACAACATACAAgtaatggttttttttcatgGTAAGATTTGGTTTttatctattattatttttttttttacacactcaGAGTTTCTGGCCTAGCGGTCGAGGGGTGTATTATGCCGGTTATACCGTCTTCTTACCTGTAACATAACCTTCAGCAAGTCGTCAGTAGGGGTCATTCCAAGttgtttgatatattttttaatacatttttttacttttcccTTCCAGGAACTTATATCACTTCCTGGGTGCATATCTTCAAAAGGGAACTGAACCTTTGCGTCATCTTGTGGGTCGTGGCCCTGTATATAAAGTTGGGCAGAAACGAAATagtgtttttactttttgtgacTGAATTAGTGGTTCAACCTGTCGTTTTTATCAGGGATTCCCCGTTCACCAGTCGCCCACAGTAGAGGTCGCCATCACTGAGGTTTACGGGCCCACataactctcagccaatgatagacTTTCTTTTGATCTCCGTGTTAGCATGCATTGTTTGACCTTGTGACGTCATTTGCGAAGAGCTTGATGATTGCAATGGGGATGTATGTGTCTTACCAAATACCGCCTCGTTTGATAATAACAATTTTGAGAATTTAGATTTAAAATACTACAACCGAACCGGCagatttttaagtttttgtcaattttaagTTTACTTGCCTGTATTTTCGCCTTCAGCACTTCCTTTAATAGTATGTCCGCCTCCCTGCAAGTGTCTCTACACTTCTTAAGAACTTCATTCGCACTTAGGTCAGCATTCTGCAATATGGACACTTCAAGTTCCAGGTGTGACTTGCGAAGAGCCCCTTCGGCCAACTTGTTCACTGCCTCTTTTCCTCTATGCATGCTCCTCTCTCGAACTACTGCCAGCTTCTGGACTCATAAAACCATTGCCAAAAGTTATATCCTCATAGTTTGCAAATGAAGCAAACCACAAGACCTGTAAAATCTCAGTGTTGTTTCTAAAGTGAAGGGCGTTGTCAGCACATGCTTACATATTATtatttccattgtctttaaacaatcATACACTCTGACCAGCCCATAATGATATGATATTCTAAGCTGGACCATGCCACTTGccataaggggggggggggggcaatcaaCGTGGGTTTCTGATTTGGTTGAAAGCACAAAACCCTACCAGCATCCTTTGTGTATAAATGCTGTTGGTAAAATGCAAAGGGTATAGATGAAGcccaatttttaaaacaatattcaatttacaaacaaaatatcaaagctgtaacgcatgtaaaagaacctagtgcacttttcgaaaagagaaggggttcgccccggtgttcctggccgTGGCTACTGTATGCGTCGCAGCACTTTGTAAAAAACCTTATGAGGTGCTAAATAAtcgggtctcaaaattcatcacgaAAATAAcgtatctttctgaaagtttgtatatactcagcgccttgagtaccttgtttggtagataagtgcgctatacaagacttcgatattgttattattaaagctTAAATTAACCGAGCCAAAACCTGAACATGTTAACAACGCACTAAAATACACCAAACTCAATAAAAAGCTTGTGATATTGAAACCAATCGGGTCCCTTGCTGCAGggttgaacaaaacaaagaccACAACATTGCTGTTTACTTCTGTGTTTGTCTATATTTGAGAGGGTTTTGATTCAAACATAAACACCTGTTAAATCTTACCTCGAGGAGTTTCCAGGTACTACCCATCCTTACAACGAAATCTTTGCGGTCTGATAGTATCCTCAAAAGTTCATCTGCCTTGTCATACGTCTTGTCCAGCTCTTGTTTCGAATCCTGCAGATGGTTAGAGGACAACATATAAAAGtaaagaataaaagaaaaatcattGAAATCAAGCCAACATATCCGGTGCCTATAAAAATAGAGGAACCGGCCTCCTTTCCATGTCTCtacatggaaaaaaaaaagtaaactagtTGTACCTTCAAATCAGTCACCAGCTTGTCCACCTTCTCTCGCAATTCAGACGAGTCTGTCACGGCgtcaaaaaaaatgttgtatatCTCTTCAACTTTATCGATGCACTGTCGGGCAAGCTTCACTGGACTCTGACCTTTCAAGATTTTCAAGATGGCTTGTGTGTGTATTCCGCTGTGTTTGACATGATTTACCAGAGTGAAGAGTGTTTCGAGAAAGGGGTTCTCGGAGTTGTAGCACGGCTGTACctgaaaaacataaaaataataaatatattcgaaaataaatcaatcataaaaataaataaattacaatacgtgttttttttaagttagttTGTATCCGATTTTACTCAGCTGCTGGTGTCTTTATGTTGCGCGAGTGAGTCGTTATAAAGGGCTGTTGTGGGGTATTGTTGTGTATTGATGTGTTATGttgtttttggttgttatttgttttctttattctctttttCATGTGAAAATCAAGTCTTTATCTACCAACTGTCACCAACTAGTATCACCGGTTCGTTTAAACAGTCTCCTCAACCATGAAatgtgatgttgttgttgttctgtaCTTGTCTATTACATACTTGATCGCTTGCCactattaaatacaaaaatcttCAACCTTGTATGGGACTGCGAGGCTAGCGGGTGTACAGCGTGCTGCGTATGGTTGCGAGGTTGCTGCGAGGGGTTTTGAGCGGCTTGACTGGTCCCCTGTTGATTGGTCCGAGAGgatgtgggtgcagctgacaaacatcacctcggaccaatcaaaacacagcttactttcggtcgtcaGCATGCAGTATCTACTTAGTTAAATACTCTCTTCTTGATAGGACTTGACGTGTGTGAAaggaatgtaggtgaaaggtgattatggacggggacCGACCTAGGCtcgaggccactctctggcgttatacacgaagtgtgacgtcagatgttaaGGCTACTATAAAAGGCAAGTCCTGATCGGCGACCCTGTTTTTGTCTACCGGTAGGGGGCACTACATCGACTGTTTTAGAGCCCGACTCGGACGGACTGGGGCAAGTCTACTTAGTTATTTATATTTGATATGGtttttgatgtgcaatttttatgacgtttttgtccttgtgcccttttgtgcctttgttatttttattgtctggatcgcctttagatagtgattattttcgctttttggttatccgcaggcttgttctctgtgtagtcaTATTTGtattgcctattctttgtatgttccgtttgcctggaaataaataaataaaaataaataaataaataaatacacatcAGGATCAAAACACGTTATAGTATTATCCAGATGTTTGTGATATACAGATATCTCTTCTCCCgtaattacaaaaataaacttcGCCAATAAAGACTACTAACAACTTGATGTAAACAATGTCGACTTCAACTTTACCTGAACAAGTTTCTTGTAGAGATTTGGGTAGTGCTCTTTAAAGTTAATCTCAAAGTACGATTGAAGTTTTTCTTGAAGCTTTTTCTCTGTTTTCTCTGAATCTTTCTCTCCAACAGTTAGAGGAAAATATTGATCCCTCCTCTCTTCTTGTATACCGAGTCCATCTTTCTATTAtcaagaaaaggaaaaacaaaacttgcaaAAATACATAACAGTTGAACGTAGCTAATTGCACTTCCATTATTACTTCTTGCGGCAAAATGTTCAACCAAAAATAGCTGGTACCAGGAGGTTAAACTAAATACAATATATATCGAGTTTCATAAGAGTGCattttttgtcgttttttttattttgttcagtgACTCAATTAAGGCCTATTCATATAGtcactgggaaaaaaaaacggagtggaaaaaatatcaaaagtttGTCTCAGTGTcaccattttgttgttttattattaatatgtaCCTCAAATTTGACAATGATGTGATCCAACAGAGGGCG
Proteins encoded in this window:
- the LOC117298405 gene encoding L-cysteine desulfhydrase-like; protein product: MATFGQDLKKQHFCIDENIAQCNNGSFGAVPRPVLEKQQRLIEKRERNPELWYRNQYDPGNFPNEDAHNINMYADGVHAVAAFVGSKPQDLVLVENATTGTNAVLKSLSFQRGDKILITSHTYRAVTKTVQFVSQQLALETVVIEIPIPINSEDDIIKLYSEVLNDDKDIKLAIVDHITSASAILMPVKRIAELCHMNGVMVLVDGAHAPGQIPLNIEDLGVDFYCGNLHKWLFTPRGCAFLWVQPDYKNVISPVTTSHYQNEPTLMKRFCFVGTRDCLPYYLAETSIKFYNDLGGMEEIVAYNSTLASWAADMISKALNTEKLQIPVGMRAPCMALVAIPETSLYTASAETCSRLMSDLYKQSQVFVAFSYFKQRLWCRISSQVYNCKEDYIRLRDALLEVLQL